A DNA window from Arachis duranensis cultivar V14167 chromosome 3, aradu.V14167.gnm2.J7QH, whole genome shotgun sequence contains the following coding sequences:
- the LOC107477606 gene encoding ran-binding protein M homolog: protein MSESNSNSNGVSNINIINNNNNNNHHHHSSSSSKEEKGRDLGLYFLEVCRRRGTGAEEGEEKAEEAPSELNTINSSGGFVVVSTDKLSVKYTNVNLHGHDVGVIQANKAAPTKLLLYYFEIYVKDAGAKGQIAIGFTSESFKMRRQPGWEANSCGYHGDDGLLYRGHGKGEPFGPTYTSGDIVGAGINYAAQEFFFTKNGQVVGTVYKDMKGPRFPTIAVHSQNEEVHVNFGQKPFTFDLKEFEVQERMKQQLKIEELPLTSNVSYGIVRSYLLHYGYEDTLNSFDVASRSTVPPIYIAQENGVDEQEIMYALNHRKTLRQLIRDGEIDTAFGKLREWYPQIVEDNTSAMCFLLHCQKFIELVRIGALEEAVKYGRIELSSFFGLPVFEDLVQDCVALLAYEQPLESPVGYLLKDSQREVVADTVNALILSTNPNMKESKNCLHSYLERLLRQLTACCLENRSLSGEQGEAFQLHRVLSSGKRG, encoded by the exons ATGAGTGAGAGTAACAGCAACAGCAACGGGGTGAGCAATATCaacatcatcaacaacaacaacaacaacaaccaccaccaccacagcagcagcagcagtaaGGAAGAGAAAGGCAGAGATCTGGGGCTATACTTTCTAGAAGTGTGCCGGCGGAGGGGGACGGGGGCGGAGGAGGGGGAAGAGAAGGCGGAGGAGGCCCCCAGCGAGCTCAACACCATCAACAGCTCCGGCGGATTCGTGGTGGTGTCGACGGACAAGCTGTCAGTTAAGTACACGAATGTGAACCTTCACGGCCACGACGTCGGCGTGATTCAGGCGAACAAGGCTGCTCCCACGAAGCTGCTCCTCTACTACTTCGAGATTTATGTGAAGGACGCCGGCGCCAAGGGCCAGATTGCCATCGGCTTCACCTCCGAGTCTTTCAAGATGCGTAGGCAGCCCGG GTGGGAGGCCAATAGCTGTGGATATCACGGGGATGATGGGCTTCTTTATCGTGGACATGGCAAAGGGGAACCCTTCGGCCCTACCTATACATCTGGCGATATTGTTGGCGCTGGAATCAACTATGCTGCCCAGGAATTCTTCTTCAC TAAAAATGGGCAAGTTGTTGGCACAGTTTACAAGGACATGAAGGGTCCACGCTTTCCTACCATTGCTGTTCATAGCCAAAATGAAGA GGTGCATGTCAACTTTGGGCAGAAACCATTTACCTTTGACCTAAAG GAATTTGAAGTGCAAGAAAGAATGAAGCAACAACTGAAAATAGAGGAATTGCCTCTGACATCAAATGTTAGTTACGG AATTGTCCGTTCTTACCTGCTACACTATGGCTACGAAGATACCTTGAATTCATTTGATGTGGCTAGTAGAAGTACTGTTCCTCCTATATATATAGCTCAGGAGAATGGGGTTGATGAGCAGGAAATAATGTATGCATTGAATCACCGAAAGACTCTCCGGCAG CTAATCAGGGATGGGGAGATTGATACTGCATTTGGTAAATTGCGAGAATGGTATCCCCAGATTGTTGAG GACAATACATCAGCTATGTGCTTTCTGCTTCATTGTCAGAAGTTTATTGAATTAGTTCGG ATTGGAGCACTGGAGGAGGCTGTCAAATATGGAAGAATAGAGTTGTCAAGCTTTTTTGGGTTGCCTGTCTTTGAGGATCTAGTTCag GATTGTGTTGCTTTGTTGGCATACGAACAACCACTGGAATCCCCTGTAGGTTATCTTCTAAAAGATTCACAACGTGAAGTTGTAGCTGACACAGTCAATGCGTTGATCTTGTCGACAAATCCCAACATGAAAGAGTCCAAAAATTGCTTGCACTCATATCTTGAGAGGTTACTTAGACAGCTAACTGCTTGTTGCTTGGAGAATAGATCTTTGAGTGGGGAGCAGGGAGAAGCTTTCCAACTTCATAGAGTGCTTAGCAGTGGTAAAAGAGGCTAG
- the LOC107477605 gene encoding NAD(P)H-quinone oxidoreductase subunit T, chloroplastic, whose translation MAFTATPQILLHNPILGRGARWLRGRVTPSTNTDNNNNISLQVRASKGPGNKRRAPPSPGVDTRIHWQNENEGWVGGSNKQQSTADNKNPKNLLGESFADLLSASSGSHYEFLGVSADADLEEIKTAYRRLSKEYHPDTTSLPLKSASEKFMKLREIYDVLSDEESRTFYDWTLAQEAASRQAEKIKMRLEDPYEQQLRSYESVPDMVDRLGGKNMKLSDQAVSALTIDVFIIVFAICCIIYVTIFKAPYYY comes from the exons ATGGCTTTCACTGCGACTCCTCAGATTTTGTTACACAATCCCATATTAGGAAGAGGAGCAAGGTGGTTGAGAGGGAGAGTAACACCATCCACAAACaccgataataataataacattagTTTGCAGGTGCGGGCTTCCAAGGGCCCTGGCAACAAAAGAAGAGCACCCCCTTCCCCTGGAGTGGACACAAGAATCCACTGGCAAAATGAAAATGAAGGTTGGGTTGGAGGTAGTAACAAACAACAATCCACCGCAGACAATAAGAACCCTAAGAACCTCTTAGGAGAATCATTTGCTGATTTGCTCAGCGCTTCCTCAGGTTCCCATTACGA ATTCTTAGGAGTATCGGCAGATGCGGATTTAGAAGAAATCAAAACAGCTTACCGGAGATTATCAAAGGAGTACCATCCAGACACAACTTCTCTGCCTCTCAAATCTGCTTCAGAAAAATTCATGAAACTCAGGGAGATCTACGATGTTCTTAGCGACGAAGAGAGTCGAACGTTCTACGATTGGACTCTGGCTCAAGAGGCTGCAAGCCGCCAAgcagaaaagataaaaatgagaTTAGAGGATCCTTATGAGCAACAACTCAGAAGCTATGAATCTGTTCCAGACATGGTTGACCGTCTTGGTGGGAAGAATATGAAGCTTAGCGATCAAGCTGTTTCTGCCCTCACTATTGATGTCTTCATCATTGTTTTTGCCATTTGTTGCATCATTTATGTAACAATATTCAAAGCaccatattattattag